One window of Prochlorococcus marinus XMU1405 genomic DNA carries:
- a CDS encoding YkvA family protein, producing MKENYKTQEKIYDAEVLESSTFDENIIIKILIKAGRTIAKPALEVLEMALDPYTPAQVRVSLMAALAYLIMPFDLFPDFMPLVGFSDDFVALTAVLSIWSKYMTPSIRARAENKLNKLFPFY from the coding sequence ATGAAGGAGAATTACAAAACTCAAGAAAAAATCTATGATGCTGAAGTTTTAGAAAGTTCAACATTTGATGAAAATATCATTATCAAGATTCTTATTAAAGCGGGAAGAACAATTGCCAAGCCTGCCTTAGAAGTTTTGGAGATGGCTTTAGATCCTTATACACCTGCACAAGTGAGAGTTTCATTAATGGCTGCTCTAGCATATTTGATTATGCCATTTGATCTTTTCCCTGACTTTATGCCTTTAGTTGGTTTTAGCGATGATTTTGTAGCCCTCACAGCAGTACTCAGTATATGGAGCAAATACATGACTCCTTCAATAAGAGCAAGAGCAGAGAATAAGCTTAATAAGTTATTTCCTTTTTATTGA
- a CDS encoding sigma-70 family RNA polymerase sigma factor produces the protein MSSLSDFLGEIGRHQLLTPERELTMGRKVQEMVVLVNRCQEAGGKGPACEYSEAERKKIKIGEKAKNEMITANLRLVVNLAKRYQGKGLELLDLIQEGTLGLTRAVEKYDPSRGHRFSTYAYWWIRQGLNRALSTQSRTIRIPVNINEKLTKLRSAKSKLMQLKGIPPTSDELAEEMKITKEEIEELLSCELRSITVSLQGTVKSKSDPSELVDILPSDQTPPMELAELAERTASAWKLLDKANLTEKERKIVSLRFGLDGSNEWRTLAEVARHMSCSREYCRQVVQRALRKLRKAGIQNGLVDSIS, from the coding sequence GTGAGTTCATTAAGCGATTTTCTTGGTGAAATAGGTCGTCATCAACTTTTGACTCCCGAAAGAGAACTCACAATGGGCAGAAAAGTCCAAGAAATGGTAGTACTTGTTAATAGATGTCAAGAGGCAGGAGGGAAAGGCCCCGCTTGTGAATACTCCGAAGCTGAGAGAAAAAAGATAAAAATTGGTGAAAAAGCTAAAAACGAGATGATAACAGCCAACCTAAGACTAGTTGTCAACCTAGCCAAGAGATACCAAGGGAAAGGATTAGAATTACTAGACTTAATTCAGGAGGGTACATTAGGTCTTACAAGGGCCGTAGAAAAATATGATCCGTCTAGAGGACATAGATTTTCCACCTATGCTTATTGGTGGATTAGGCAAGGTTTAAATAGAGCATTGTCAACTCAAAGTAGAACGATAAGGATCCCTGTTAACATTAATGAAAAGCTTACAAAACTAAGATCAGCAAAATCAAAGCTTATGCAACTTAAGGGTATTCCACCTACTAGTGATGAGCTAGCTGAAGAAATGAAAATAACCAAAGAGGAAATTGAAGAACTCCTTTCTTGTGAATTGAGAAGCATCACTGTTAGTCTCCAAGGTACTGTTAAATCAAAATCAGATCCTTCCGAGTTAGTTGATATTCTTCCAAGTGATCAAACTCCCCCAATGGAATTAGCCGAATTAGCCGAAAGGACAGCTTCGGCTTGGAAGTTATTAGATAAAGCAAATTTAACTGAGAAAGAAAGAAAGATAGTAAGCTTAAGATTTGGTTTAGACGGCTCAAATGAATGGAGAACTTTAGCTGAAGTTGCGAGACATATGAGTTGTAGCAGGGAATATTGCCGACAAGTTGTTCAACGTGCTTTAAGAAAACTTAGAAAAGCAGGAATACAGAATGGATTAGTTGATAGTATTAGCTAA
- the hisIE gene encoding bifunctional phosphoribosyl-AMP cyclohydrolase/phosphoribosyl-ATP diphosphatase HisIE translates to MTYSTNFSIEDLRFDNYGLIPAIAQDWLDGSILMLAWMNKESLTITLETKNVHYWSRSRSEIWRKGATSGSTQILKEIRFDCDNDALILLIEQNGSGACHTGEKSCFFNEIKINQSDKKEKKTTPFSNICSELFNTINERSINPSKKSYTNHLLTKGSNTILKKIGEESAEFIMACKDKDKNSISNEAADLIYHLQVALMHKGVEWRDVLAVLESRRKN, encoded by the coding sequence ATGACTTATTCAACTAATTTTTCGATAGAGGATCTACGCTTTGATAATTATGGATTAATCCCTGCAATAGCACAAGATTGGCTTGACGGATCAATTCTTATGCTTGCTTGGATGAACAAAGAATCTTTGACAATTACACTTGAAACCAAAAACGTTCATTATTGGAGTAGATCAAGATCCGAAATTTGGAGAAAAGGAGCTACAAGTGGAAGTACCCAAATACTTAAGGAGATAAGATTCGACTGCGATAATGATGCACTTATCCTTTTGATTGAACAAAATGGTTCAGGCGCATGTCACACTGGGGAAAAAAGTTGTTTTTTCAACGAAATCAAAATTAATCAAAGTGATAAAAAAGAGAAAAAAACAACTCCCTTCTCAAATATTTGCTCTGAATTATTCAATACAATTAACGAAAGATCAATAAATCCATCAAAAAAAAGTTACACAAATCATTTATTAACAAAAGGTAGTAATACTATTTTGAAAAAAATAGGAGAGGAATCTGCAGAATTTATAATGGCTTGCAAAGATAAAGATAAAAATTCAATCTCAAATGAAGCTGCTGATTTAATTTATCATCTGCAAGTAGCCCTTATGCATAAAGGGGTTGAGTGGAGAGATGTACTTGCGGTTCTAGAATCAAGAAGAAAAAATTAA
- a CDS encoding 6-carboxytetrahydropterin synthase — protein sequence MYIHSLKFSCSKSYEDFPCSHRQWRHEGHCRFVHGYSRSFTFWFTAKKLDLNGFVVDFSSLKPLENRLKEQFDHTFLINKDDPLLNYWEKLHDLDALDLRIMDNVGMEFTSELIWRWANEYLQDKDKGRTCCWKTESKENKSNKASYEEIPDWFKS from the coding sequence ATGTATATTCATTCTCTGAAATTTTCATGCAGCAAAAGTTATGAGGATTTTCCCTGTTCACATAGGCAATGGCGCCATGAAGGCCACTGCAGATTTGTGCATGGATATTCAAGATCATTCACCTTTTGGTTCACTGCAAAAAAATTAGACCTAAATGGTTTTGTTGTCGATTTTTCAAGTCTAAAGCCCCTAGAAAATAGACTAAAGGAGCAATTTGACCATACTTTTCTAATAAATAAAGATGACCCTTTGCTGAATTACTGGGAAAAATTACATGACTTAGATGCTTTAGATCTGAGAATTATGGATAATGTGGGAATGGAGTTCACCTCTGAATTAATTTGGAGATGGGCTAATGAATACTTGCAGGATAAGGATAAGGGCAGAACATGTTGTTGGAAAACAGAATCAAAAGAAAATAAATCGAATAAAGCAAGTTATGAGGAAATTCCTGATTGGTTCAAATCTTAG
- the petE gene encoding plastocyanin: MLRSIFAGLFAIVLTLGIGISSVSAKTVEVKLGTDAGMLAFEPSTVTISAGDTVKFVNNKLAPHNAVFDGHEELSHADLAFAPGESWEETFDTAGTYDYYCEPHRGAGMVGKVIVE, from the coding sequence ATGTTACGTTCAATCTTTGCAGGGTTATTTGCAATAGTTTTAACTCTAGGTATAGGTATTTCATCAGTTTCAGCTAAGACTGTTGAAGTAAAACTTGGAACAGATGCTGGAATGCTTGCATTTGAACCAAGTACAGTAACCATTAGTGCTGGTGATACAGTTAAATTCGTCAATAATAAACTTGCCCCTCACAATGCTGTTTTTGATGGGCATGAGGAATTAAGTCATGCGGACCTAGCTTTTGCTCCAGGAGAGTCTTGGGAAGAAACATTTGATACTGCTGGAACTTATGATTATTATTGCGAGCCACACAGAGGCGCTGGAATGGTAGGAAAAGTTATTGTTGAATAA
- a CDS encoding NAD-dependent epimerase/dehydratase family protein: MGYKNLLITGANGCVGQYLVDWFLKNTKFRLYLMVRDKSKLPISVQENKKVKLMVCDIRESNRYKNEISQINYLIHTATAWGDPKRAYEVNIKAFEELLEMLDIEKLEKIIYFSTASILDTQTKLMRESLIYGTEYIQTKYECFYRLRESSFAEKTFAVFPTLVFGGNLGKKSKYPVSYLTSGLKEIGKWLWLARFLKLDSKFHFIHANDIAQICGFLIKNHKKEQYKGFRKFVLGQKFISIDDAIITLLKKHNMRRFFAIPLTKKILKILLRILPIQTTPWDSFSIKKYDFNHVPITNPETFKLKSYAKSLNDILRLSKLPSCNNN, encoded by the coding sequence TTGGGATATAAAAACTTATTAATAACAGGCGCTAATGGATGTGTTGGCCAATATTTAGTTGATTGGTTTTTGAAAAACACAAAATTCAGGCTTTATCTGATGGTAAGAGACAAAAGTAAGTTACCAATTTCTGTTCAAGAAAATAAAAAAGTTAAGTTAATGGTGTGCGATATCAGGGAATCAAATAGGTATAAAAACGAAATTAGTCAAATTAATTACCTAATACATACTGCTACAGCTTGGGGAGATCCCAAAAGAGCCTATGAAGTAAATATTAAAGCTTTTGAAGAATTACTAGAAATGCTTGATATTGAAAAGTTAGAAAAGATTATTTATTTTTCAACAGCTAGTATTCTTGATACCCAAACAAAATTAATGAGGGAATCATTGATTTATGGAACAGAATACATTCAAACAAAATATGAATGTTTCTACAGACTTAGAGAAAGCTCATTTGCAGAAAAAACATTCGCTGTTTTTCCTACCTTGGTGTTTGGAGGGAATCTTGGAAAAAAAAGTAAATATCCTGTGAGTTATTTAACTAGTGGATTGAAAGAAATTGGGAAATGGCTTTGGTTAGCAAGATTTTTAAAACTCGATTCTAAATTTCACTTTATACATGCAAATGATATCGCCCAGATTTGCGGGTTTCTAATTAAAAATCATAAAAAAGAGCAATACAAAGGCTTTAGAAAATTTGTGCTAGGTCAAAAATTCATTTCAATTGATGATGCCATAATTACACTTTTAAAGAAACATAATATGAGGAGATTCTTTGCGATACCGCTTACAAAAAAAATTCTAAAAATATTATTAAGAATTCTCCCCATCCAAACTACTCCTTGGGATAGCTTCAGTATCAAAAAGTATGACTTTAATCATGTACCCATCACTAATCCTGAGACTTTTAAACTTAAAAGTTATGCCAAGTCACTGAATGATATTTTAAGGTTATCAAAGTTACCAAGCTGTAATAACAATTAA
- the hemE gene encoding uroporphyrinogen decarboxylase, with translation MGQNLPLLLSAALGKKVNRPPVWMMRQAGRYMKIYRDLRERYPSFRERSENPELSYEISMQPFHAFKPDGVILFSDILTPLPGMGINFEIIESKGPIIEDPIRTLNQIENLKELNPSESLSFVGQVLSSLKKDVNNEATVLGFVGAPWTLAAYVVEGKSSKNYSLIKSMAFNEPDLLHKLLDHFAKSIGEYLKYQIKSGAQVVQIFDSWAGQLSPKDYDIFAGPYQKKVVEIVKADYPETPIILYISGSAGVIERMAKTGVDIISLDWTVDIEEACKRIPSGIGIQGNVDPGILFGNKESIKERIDNTFNKIKDRKYILNLGHGILPGTPEDNAQTFFEHGKKLTY, from the coding sequence ATGGGTCAAAACTTACCGCTACTACTTTCTGCCGCATTAGGTAAAAAAGTAAATAGGCCTCCAGTATGGATGATGAGGCAAGCAGGAAGATATATGAAAATTTATAGAGATTTAAGGGAGCGTTACCCAAGCTTTAGAGAGAGGTCTGAGAATCCAGAACTATCATATGAGATTTCAATGCAGCCCTTTCATGCTTTCAAACCGGATGGTGTGATCCTTTTTTCAGATATTCTCACACCTCTTCCAGGGATGGGCATAAATTTTGAAATAATAGAAAGTAAAGGTCCAATTATTGAGGACCCAATAAGAACTCTTAACCAGATAGAAAATTTAAAAGAATTAAATCCAAGTGAGAGTTTAAGTTTTGTTGGGCAAGTTCTTTCTTCACTAAAAAAAGATGTAAATAATGAGGCAACAGTTTTAGGTTTCGTTGGCGCACCTTGGACTCTTGCTGCATATGTAGTTGAAGGTAAAAGCAGTAAAAATTATTCTTTAATAAAATCAATGGCTTTTAATGAACCAGATTTACTTCATAAACTTCTTGATCATTTTGCAAAATCTATTGGTGAATATCTTAAATACCAAATAAAATCTGGAGCGCAAGTAGTACAAATTTTTGATTCATGGGCAGGCCAACTAAGCCCAAAAGATTACGATATCTTTGCTGGGCCGTATCAAAAAAAAGTTGTTGAAATTGTAAAAGCAGACTACCCTGAAACACCAATAATTCTTTACATTTCAGGAAGTGCTGGTGTCATAGAAAGAATGGCAAAAACTGGTGTAGATATAATCTCATTAGACTGGACAGTAGATATTGAAGAGGCTTGCAAAAGAATCCCTAGTGGGATAGGAATTCAAGGTAATGTTGACCCTGGCATTTTATTCGGCAACAAAGAATCAATAAAAGAAAGGATAGATAATACTTTCAATAAAATTAAAGACAGGAAATATATTCTTAATTTGGGTCATGGGATTTTACCTGGGACTCCAGAAGACAATGCTCAAACATTTTTTGAACATGGAAAAAAACTCACTTACTAG